Proteins encoded in a region of the Stieleria neptunia genome:
- a CDS encoding RiPP maturation radical SAM C-methyltransferase, producing the protein MLNPRVVLVSMPWHSTNMPSIQLGINQALLSAHGIETTSCSFYLEWSRFLAQRVFHPEEVLAGIESVSDTFHGVGLGEWIFGVPPLFPPDARLDAEYYRFLVQKRIPARVIDSAFAVRNWVPEFLSQCVSEILEHSPDVVGFTTMFSQNIASLVLAKQLKLQDSDLKVVLGGANCQGEMGAALFRRFPFIDAVVRGESEGVFPELIKQWQSGNSPSELPGICLREADAQRINPAASIASFTMADVPGPDYDEYFQRLSRHPLRPVIDPQIQLPVESSRGCWWGEKSHCTFCGLNGATMSFRSKPAEQFHDQLMDLSQRYRRLRFFSVDNILDMNYHRELLPRLAESPIDFQLFFEVKANLRKSQLRLMRDAGIRTIQPGIESFSTPILKLIRKGTTALQNIRLLKYAAELGVDVVWNVIYGFPNEPIAEYESMAAAAPSLVHLQPPRLVRLVIDRYSPYHADPSAHGLRIIGPAEFYAYIYRERASDVSDLAYHFEAVHADGRDPDQYTHSLKAAIENWNHRYARRPDRLTYQLGPGFVRIHDHRFERPSEIILEGIEAAVYQAIQHGGNAESVRRQLHEHHDLHVPASQLRDVLERFKDQSLAFEDDNRFLALAVNVHDKGDDQTDANPAQQPLPVYAE; encoded by the coding sequence ATGTTGAATCCTCGCGTCGTGCTGGTGTCGATGCCGTGGCACAGCACCAACATGCCGTCGATTCAATTGGGGATCAACCAGGCGCTGCTGTCGGCCCACGGCATCGAGACGACGAGTTGCTCGTTTTATCTGGAATGGTCGCGGTTCCTCGCCCAGCGTGTCTTTCATCCTGAAGAAGTACTGGCCGGAATCGAGTCGGTCAGTGACACGTTTCACGGTGTCGGTTTAGGCGAATGGATCTTTGGCGTTCCGCCACTGTTTCCCCCCGACGCGCGGTTGGACGCCGAGTACTATCGTTTTCTTGTCCAGAAACGCATCCCGGCACGCGTCATCGACAGCGCTTTTGCCGTGCGGAATTGGGTGCCGGAATTTCTGAGTCAATGCGTCTCAGAGATTCTGGAACACTCGCCGGATGTCGTGGGCTTCACCACGATGTTCAGCCAGAACATCGCGTCTCTCGTTTTGGCCAAACAACTCAAGCTGCAAGACAGCGATTTGAAAGTTGTCTTGGGAGGGGCCAATTGCCAGGGCGAGATGGGCGCGGCGCTGTTTCGACGCTTTCCCTTCATCGATGCCGTCGTCCGAGGCGAATCGGAAGGCGTTTTCCCCGAACTGATCAAACAATGGCAATCCGGCAACAGCCCATCGGAGCTGCCGGGAATCTGCCTGCGGGAAGCGGATGCCCAGCGGATCAACCCCGCCGCTTCGATCGCGTCCTTCACCATGGCCGATGTGCCTGGGCCGGACTACGACGAATACTTTCAGCGACTGAGCCGACACCCGCTCCGTCCGGTCATCGACCCCCAGATTCAGTTGCCGGTCGAATCGTCGCGTGGATGTTGGTGGGGCGAAAAATCCCACTGCACCTTTTGCGGGCTCAACGGCGCCACGATGTCCTTTCGATCCAAGCCGGCGGAGCAATTCCATGACCAGCTGATGGATCTATCGCAGCGTTATCGTCGCCTGCGATTCTTCTCCGTCGACAATATCTTGGACATGAACTACCACCGTGAATTGCTGCCACGGCTGGCGGAGTCGCCGATCGATTTCCAATTATTCTTCGAAGTCAAAGCGAACCTCCGCAAGTCACAACTGCGGTTGATGCGTGACGCGGGAATCCGAACCATTCAACCGGGAATCGAAAGCTTCAGCACTCCCATTTTGAAACTGATCCGCAAGGGAACGACGGCACTGCAAAACATCCGGCTGCTGAAGTACGCTGCCGAACTGGGAGTCGACGTGGTTTGGAATGTGATCTACGGATTCCCGAACGAACCGATCGCCGAATACGAATCGATGGCCGCCGCCGCACCCTCGCTTGTGCATTTGCAGCCGCCGCGTCTGGTGCGATTGGTGATTGATCGCTACAGCCCTTATCATGCGGACCCAAGTGCGCACGGTCTGCGAATCATCGGCCCGGCGGAGTTCTACGCGTACATCTATCGTGAGCGGGCGAGCGACGTGTCCGATCTTGCGTATCATTTCGAAGCCGTTCATGCGGACGGCCGTGATCCCGATCAATACACGCATTCGTTGAAGGCTGCGATCGAAAATTGGAACCACCGATATGCGAGGCGTCCTGATCGATTGACCTATCAACTCGGCCCCGGATTCGTTCGGATCCACGACCATCGCTTCGAACGACCATCGGAAATCATCTTGGAGGGAATCGAGGCGGCCGTCTATCAGGCCATCCAGCACGGCGGCAACGCCGAATCGGTGCGTCGACAGCTTCATGAACACCACGACTTGCACGTTCCCGCATCACAACTGCGGGATGTGCTGGAACGATTCAAGGATCAGTCACTCGCCTTTGAGGACGACAATCGATTCCTCGCGTTGGCCGTCAACGTTCATGACAAGGGCGACGACCAAACCG
- a CDS encoding methyltransferase: MMMVDKSPSPSRYIEDLLAGQMRARSLAIAHRLGLFAALADRTCEVTELSNTLGVHVTGLRKLLATLETMELVGRSGDGYELTEIARHSLIGRNAQSFGEFVDFFTDQFESKPISLLLNHLRIGGPVRPATTPDQWRHYMAAMDRMAHLSADRIAQAMQLDRDQTLLDLGGGPGLYAIAACNRYPHVNATILDLDDALHFAHQNISDARLADRIRLRPGSVTDGSYGGPYDVILLSHTIHLFDERTVQRIFSACHTALGVDGRLVVRDLFTDGGRTQPALGSLVAFHMWNEGDAYSVPQTTGLLVNAGFQPPRHVQFRDEQDPEILGSLLISRKTDSTST; this comes from the coding sequence ATGATGATGGTTGACAAGTCCCCTTCGCCAAGCCGCTACATCGAAGACCTGCTTGCCGGTCAGATGCGTGCACGAAGCTTGGCGATCGCTCACCGGTTGGGACTGTTTGCCGCACTGGCTGACAGGACGTGTGAGGTGACCGAATTGTCAAACACGCTCGGCGTGCACGTGACCGGGCTGCGAAAGCTGCTCGCCACCTTGGAGACGATGGAATTGGTCGGTCGCAGCGGCGACGGTTACGAGTTGACTGAGATCGCACGTCACAGCTTAATCGGGAGAAATGCTCAATCCTTCGGGGAATTTGTCGATTTTTTCACCGATCAATTCGAAAGCAAACCGATTTCATTGCTATTGAACCATTTGCGGATTGGTGGGCCTGTGCGACCGGCGACCACGCCGGACCAATGGCGCCACTACATGGCGGCCATGGATCGAATGGCCCATCTGTCGGCCGACCGAATTGCCCAAGCCATGCAACTGGATCGAGATCAGACGCTGCTCGATTTGGGCGGCGGGCCCGGGCTGTATGCGATCGCGGCATGCAATCGATACCCGCATGTGAACGCAACGATTTTGGATCTGGACGATGCGTTGCACTTCGCCCATCAGAACATCAGCGACGCTCGGCTGGCCGATCGAATCCGGTTGCGGCCCGGTTCGGTCACCGATGGATCTTACGGCGGACCCTATGACGTGATCTTGCTGTCCCACACGATCCATTTGTTCGACGAACGGACCGTGCAAAGAATTTTTTCTGCGTGCCACACGGCGCTCGGTGTGGACGGACGCTTGGTGGTTCGTGACCTGTTCACCGACGGTGGCCGCACGCAACCGGCGTTGGGATCGCTGGTCGCATTCCACATGTGGAACGAAGGCGATGCCTACTCGGTGCCTCAAACGACGGGACTGTTGGTCAACGCCGGATTCCAGCCGCCTCGTCACGTGCAATTTCGCGACGAACAAGATCCCGAGATCTTGGGGTCGCTATTGATTTCTCGCAAAACCGATTCGACGTCGACGTGA
- a CDS encoding FAD-binding oxidoreductase produces MNESTDAAVAAWREALGQQNVVTSAESLDRASTATFPTNASVVAILRPDNHAEVQSSLRIANRFELPVYPTSRGCNWGLGSSVPTRDAVLLDLSRMNRIVDFDPRLGFLVVEPGVTFQQASEFLRDQKSTFFLPVPGGPPQGSLIGNIAERGEAAGPYGQRADFVANFQAVLPNGDCIHTGFGRFPNASATHLHRHGVGPNLEGLFTQSNLGVITQLTVWLTPYPQVLKPFMARIGRREELNQAVDTARELLLHRVVETNGIGLWNSHKMASTMGGYPWQAMDGQTPVDIERFPSEPWLIGGAIYAASGEIADANAAFLQHRLKPLTSDWQWGDSDDSQNVYLGVPTEHNIRAAYWRKKGGLPPSINPDRDRCGLIWMCFAIPLVGQDLVDVVNAVDPVVLGHGFEPNVGINCVNGRCAHLYLSIIYDREIAGEDERAVACHDKVMTLLRELGHFPYRLTLLSMDSLPPPGDDHDRYLRSIKRAFDPKSILAPGRYDAIQD; encoded by the coding sequence GTGAACGAATCCACCGATGCTGCTGTCGCTGCCTGGCGCGAGGCACTGGGACAGCAGAACGTCGTGACGTCGGCCGAATCGCTCGACCGGGCATCCACCGCCACGTTTCCGACCAACGCGTCGGTTGTTGCGATTCTTCGCCCGGACAATCATGCCGAAGTTCAATCGTCGTTGCGGATCGCAAACCGATTTGAGCTGCCGGTCTACCCCACCAGTCGCGGTTGCAATTGGGGACTCGGCTCCTCTGTCCCCACTCGCGATGCCGTGCTCTTGGATCTGTCCCGGATGAACCGGATCGTTGACTTCGATCCGCGGTTGGGATTCCTGGTGGTCGAACCCGGCGTGACGTTCCAACAGGCAAGTGAATTCCTGCGTGATCAGAAATCAACCTTCTTCCTGCCCGTGCCCGGCGGCCCGCCCCAAGGAAGTCTGATCGGGAACATCGCCGAGCGGGGAGAAGCCGCCGGACCCTATGGCCAGCGAGCCGACTTCGTTGCCAACTTCCAAGCGGTGCTTCCCAACGGGGACTGCATTCACACCGGTTTCGGACGCTTTCCCAACGCCAGTGCAACACACCTTCATCGCCACGGCGTCGGCCCCAACCTGGAAGGGCTGTTCACGCAATCGAACCTGGGCGTGATCACTCAACTGACCGTTTGGTTGACGCCCTATCCCCAGGTTCTCAAACCCTTCATGGCACGCATCGGACGACGGGAGGAACTGAACCAGGCCGTCGACACCGCTCGCGAATTGCTGCTCCATCGCGTCGTCGAAACCAACGGAATCGGCTTGTGGAACAGCCATAAAATGGCGTCGACGATGGGTGGCTATCCGTGGCAGGCCATGGACGGACAAACCCCCGTGGACATCGAGAGGTTCCCGAGTGAACCCTGGCTGATCGGCGGCGCGATTTATGCCGCCAGCGGTGAAATCGCCGATGCGAACGCGGCGTTTCTGCAACACAGGCTCAAACCGCTGACATCCGATTGGCAATGGGGAGATTCGGACGACTCGCAGAACGTCTATCTGGGCGTGCCCACCGAACACAACATTCGTGCGGCGTACTGGCGAAAAAAAGGAGGCTTGCCGCCGAGCATCAACCCGGATCGTGACCGTTGCGGTTTGATCTGGATGTGCTTTGCCATCCCACTGGTCGGCCAAGACCTGGTCGATGTCGTCAACGCCGTGGACCCCGTCGTCTTGGGACATGGATTTGAACCCAATGTCGGAATCAACTGCGTCAACGGACGATGCGCCCACTTGTACCTGTCCATCATTTACGATCGAGAAATCGCGGGCGAAGATGAACGTGCGGTCGCTTGCCACGACAAGGTGATGACGCTGCTGCGCGAGCTGGGGCATTTCCCCTATCGCTTGACGCTCTTGTCCATGGATTCCCTGCCCCCGCCCGGCGATGACCATGACCGCTACCTGAGGTCGATCAAGCGGGCGTTCGACCCCAAATCAATTCTCGCCCCGGGACGCTACGACGCGATTCAAGACTAA
- a CDS encoding S53 family peptidase: MTTDDERPNSTFSESDPVPLEGSAVPMPQDVRELGDADPSRCLVITLYVRPRTDAPSLSEDRAETFADEVLSLEQFEEQFGASDEDIDAVVGFCESVGFDSIEPNAGRCVVHGQGTVEQCSQAFHVTLKRFDCRRGKFFGHHDEVYVPGALEGIIEAVGGLDSFGTLGRIRIEENIKEVELEEPDLPPEALPAAWPEPEDAPSAIVRSEALAWGESQDVPPVASRSTDVDSDTAWRGAEEGDDAPMVCAEASPRYRSEKQSGSDNFGPDYSPPRRSNDEPIPPGYQISFPSKIARLYDFPETLDGSGETIGIISLGGQFHPSDMDTYFRVQGIKPPEIIVEPIGPQYPRVASPPGPPDKTWSDQQIAEYANDLELTLDLQVAGSIAPGAKLVVFRLHPNARQPYLTALTHALHSRNRPSVVSISYGSAEATLASRTMQLANALFARASLMGISICAASGDAGSASRDFDVIRTRPTSPHVNFPASSPYVLACGGTEIETADGKIVSECAWNDLDQCRLATAGGRSRKFERPDYQRDLKLPAMPSQHSDFDGRGLPDVAANASLASGYHTLLGGRWDYSGGTSAAAPLWAALIARINQGLGRRVGFIHPILYRLAGTDAFRDITEGSNGYFKSGIGWDACTGHGVPVGRALFEGVKREMAKRPDRHPKDPPEDTIDIAGQAQQSARLAQQAAHFAQFAISPLSPPRWRWPN; this comes from the coding sequence GTGACCACCGACGACGAGCGTCCAAATTCGACTTTCTCCGAATCGGATCCGGTGCCGCTGGAAGGAAGCGCCGTGCCGATGCCGCAGGACGTGCGAGAATTGGGTGACGCCGACCCGAGTCGCTGCCTGGTGATCACCCTGTATGTCCGCCCACGAACGGATGCACCATCGTTGAGCGAGGACCGCGCTGAAACGTTCGCCGACGAAGTGCTGTCGTTGGAGCAGTTTGAAGAGCAATTCGGAGCCAGCGACGAAGACATCGATGCCGTGGTGGGCTTTTGTGAAAGCGTCGGTTTTGATTCGATCGAACCCAATGCCGGACGCTGTGTGGTTCATGGCCAGGGCACGGTCGAGCAATGCAGCCAGGCCTTTCATGTCACGTTGAAGCGGTTCGATTGTCGCCGCGGAAAATTTTTCGGGCATCACGACGAAGTGTACGTCCCCGGTGCGTTGGAAGGGATCATCGAGGCTGTCGGTGGGCTGGACAGTTTTGGAACCCTTGGGCGAATTCGCATCGAAGAGAACATCAAGGAGGTCGAACTCGAGGAGCCGGACCTGCCGCCGGAAGCACTGCCAGCGGCGTGGCCCGAACCCGAGGACGCGCCGTCGGCAATCGTTCGCTCCGAGGCGTTGGCGTGGGGCGAATCGCAGGACGTTCCGCCGGTCGCGAGCCGAAGTACGGACGTTGATTCCGACACGGCGTGGAGGGGGGCCGAGGAAGGCGACGATGCCCCGATGGTCTGCGCCGAAGCGTCTCCGCGATACCGTTCGGAGAAACAATCCGGTTCTGACAACTTCGGCCCCGACTATTCTCCACCACGCAGGTCAAACGACGAACCGATTCCGCCGGGTTATCAGATCAGTTTTCCGTCCAAGATCGCGCGGTTGTATGACTTCCCCGAAACGCTTGATGGATCCGGCGAGACGATCGGGATCATCTCGCTGGGCGGACAATTCCATCCCTCCGACATGGACACGTACTTTCGGGTCCAGGGCATCAAGCCTCCGGAGATCATTGTCGAGCCGATCGGGCCCCAGTACCCACGCGTCGCGTCTCCACCTGGCCCGCCGGACAAGACTTGGAGCGATCAACAAATTGCGGAGTACGCCAACGATCTCGAATTGACGCTCGATCTGCAGGTCGCCGGTAGCATTGCTCCGGGGGCGAAACTGGTCGTCTTTCGCTTGCACCCGAACGCCAGGCAACCCTATCTGACGGCGTTGACCCATGCGCTGCATTCACGAAATCGTCCGTCCGTGGTTTCGATCAGCTATGGTTCGGCAGAAGCCACCTTGGCGTCTCGCACCATGCAGTTGGCCAATGCACTGTTTGCGCGGGCTTCGTTGATGGGGATCTCAATCTGTGCGGCATCGGGTGATGCCGGTTCCGCGTCGCGTGACTTTGACGTGATCCGAACACGGCCGACCAGCCCCCACGTCAACTTCCCCGCCAGTTCACCGTACGTGCTGGCTTGTGGGGGGACGGAGATCGAAACAGCCGATGGCAAAATTGTCAGTGAATGCGCCTGGAATGATCTGGACCAATGCCGTCTTGCCACCGCCGGTGGTCGCAGTCGAAAATTCGAACGCCCCGACTATCAACGCGATCTCAAGCTTCCCGCGATGCCCAGTCAGCACAGCGACTTTGATGGTCGAGGCTTGCCCGATGTTGCTGCCAATGCGTCGCTGGCCAGTGGTTACCACACGCTGCTTGGCGGCAGGTGGGACTACAGCGGCGGCACGAGCGCCGCGGCGCCGCTTTGGGCGGCGTTGATTGCGAGAATCAATCAAGGTCTGGGACGACGCGTCGGATTCATTCATCCGATCTTGTATCGTCTGGCCGGCACAGACGCATTCCGCGACATCACCGAAGGCAGCAACGGTTATTTTAAATCCGGCATCGGTTGGGATGCCTGCACCGGTCATGGCGTTCCCGTCGGCCGAGCGTTGTTCGAGGGAGTGAAAAGAGAGATGGCCAAGCGGCCGGATCGTCATCCAAAGGATCCCCCCGAGGACACAATCGATATCGCCGGACAAGCCCAGCAATCTGCCCGTCTCGCCCAGCAAGCAGCCCACTTTGCTCAATTTGCAATTTCTCCACTCTCCCCCCCAAGGTGGCGATGGCCGAACTAG